The Neomonachus schauinslandi chromosome 4, ASM220157v2, whole genome shotgun sequence genome includes a region encoding these proteins:
- the SNAI2 gene encoding zinc finger protein SNAI2, producing the protein MPRSFLVKKHFNASKKPNYSELDTHTVIISPYLYESYPVPVIPQPEILSSGAYSPITVWTTAAPFHSPLSNGLSPLSGYPSTLGRVSPPPPSDTSSKDHSGSESPISDEEERLQSKLSDPHAIEAEKFQCNLCNKTYSTFSGLAKHKQLHCDAQSRKSFSCKYCDKEYVSLGALKMHIRTHTLPCVCKICGKAFSRPWLLQGHIRTHTGEKPFSCPHCNRAFADRSNLRAHLQTHSDVKKYQCKNCSKTFSRMSLLHKHEESGCCVAH; encoded by the exons ATGCCGCGCTCTTTCCTGGTCAAGAAGCATTTCAACGCCTCCAAAAAGCCCAACTACAGCGAActggacacacacacag TGATTATTTCCCCATATCTCTATGAGAGTTACCCCGTGCCTGTCATACCACAACCAGAGATCCTCAGCTCGGGAGCATACAGCCCCATTACCGTGTGGACTACGGCAGCTCCATTCCACTCCCCATTATCCAAtggcctctctcctctttctggaTACCCCTCAACCTTGGGGCGAGTGAGCCCCCCTCCTCCATCTGACACCTCATCCAAGGACCACAGTGGCTCAGAAAGCCCCATTAGTGATGAAGAGGAAAGACTACAATCCAAGCTTTCAGACCCCCATGCCATTGAAGCTGAAAAGTTTCAGTGCAATTTATGCAATAAAACCTATTCAACTTTTTCTGGGCTGGCCAAACATAAGCAGTTGCACTGTGACGCCCAGTCTAGGAAATCTTTCAGCTGTAAATACTGTGACAAGGAATATGTGAGCCTGGGCGCCCTTAAGATGCACATTCGGACCCACACTTTACCTTGTGTCTGCAAGATCTGTGGCAAGGCGTTTTCCAGACCCTGGTTACTTCAAGGACACATTAGAACTCACA ccggggagAAGCCTTTTTCTTGCCCTCACTGCAACAGAGCATTTGCAGACAGGTCAAATCTGAGGGCTCATCTGCAGACCCACTCGGATGTAAAGAAATACCAGTGCAAAAACTGCTCCAAAACCTTCTCCAGAATGTCTCTTCTGCACAAACATGAGGAATCTGGCTGCTGTGTAGCACACTGA